Part of the Grimontia kaedaensis genome is shown below.
CTCGCTTCTTTTGTCGTCCCTGCTAGCGTCAACGAGAAAGCCGCCATCAAACATGTGGCTGCCAATCTCCCCTATTACGCAGTTCCGGTGCGGGTGCTGGCAACTGATGAACTCCCGCTGACCGATCGCGGGAAAATCGACAAACGCAAACTCCTCACCCTTTTCAACAATGCCATGAATCAAACCAAGGAAGGTGAAGCATGATGGTGCCATTCACCCAGACAGAATTACCGGCAAAGCAGGGGCTATTTGCCACGGATGACCAAAAAGAAGGCATGCACGCTTTCATCGAAAAACGAAAACCGCAATTCACTGGAAACTGACATCTCGTTTCTGATTTTAGCGCCTGTCCGGGCGCTTTTTTGTTTTAGCGGGTTAACAGCCAGTATCTAACTTTAAACAACTTCCTGTTTCGCCTCTCAATATCCCCAAATAGCCTGAAGTTACAGAGTTCGGGTTGTTTGGATATATAATTTGTCGACGTCTCCTCAATTTGATTTTTTTATTGATGACAGTTATGACTTTCTAATCGATAGTATTATTGTTAGCTTGAGTTGATGAGTTTCAGGTTGGTAAAAATGACAAATACGAATGAATTAAACCGCTGGTGTACCCAGGACTACAAAATCGCTTTCTTCTTCCCTGCATAAGCACTCCCCTTGCGCAGAGCCTGCGCACATTTATTGAAAATCCGTATCAGTAATCCAATTCACTTAATTGTGTTTTCGTGTTGTTACGTACGCTATTTCGATAATTAAAATCCAGTAAATAAATTTAAAATCAGATTAATTTCCTGATGGAATCCTAGTGCCTAAATAAAATGAAAAATTGGCAAGTTTTCCGTTAGGTATACCCAAACAACCTGAATCCGGCATCTTCAGGTAGTTTGGGTATATGAATAAAAGGTGAAAAGTATGGAAAACTTCAAACATCTCCCAGAACCATTCCGTATTCGTGTGATCGAGCCTGTAAAGCGTACTACCCGTGCATACCGTGAAGAAGCCATTTTAAAAGCGGGTATGAATCCTTTCCTATTGGACAGCGAAGACGTATTTATCGACCTGCTGACAGACAGTGGTACAGGCGCGATTACCCAGGAGATGCAGGCTGCCATGCTGCGCGGTGATGAAGCCTACAGCGGCAGCCGTAGCTATTACGCGCTGTCGAATGCGGTGAAAGACATTTTCGGTTATGACCTGACCATTCCAACCCACCAAGGACGTGGCGCTGAGCAGATTTACATCCCTGTCTTGATCAAAAAGCGCGAGCAGGAGAAAGGTTTGGATCGCAGCAAAATGGTAGCACTATCAAACTATTTCTTCGACACCACACAAGGTCATACGCAGGTAAATTGTTGTGTGGCAAAGAACGTCTACACCAAAGATGCGTTTGATACCTCTGTCACCGCTGATTTTAAAGGCAACTTTGATCTGCAAAAACTGGAAGCGGCGATCCTCGACGCTGGCGCAGCCAACGTGCCATACATTGTGAGCACCATTACTTGTAACTCCGCGGGCGGTCAGCCCGTGTCTATCGCCAACTTGAAGTCAGTGTATGAGATTGCAAAGCGCTATGACATTCCAGTCATCATGGACTCTGCACGCTTTGCTGAAAACGCCTATTTCGTGCAGCAGCGTGAACCAGGATTCAAAGACTGGACGATCGCCGAAATCACTCGTGAAGCCTACAAATATGCTGATGGTTTGGCGATGTCAGCGAAGAAAGATGCCATGGTACAAATGGGTGGACTACTGTGTTTCAAAGACGACTCCTTCATGGACGTATATCAGGAATGTCGCACCCTTTGTGTCGTGCAGGAAGGCTTCCCGACCTATGGCGGTTTGGAAGGTGGTGCGATGGAGCGCTTGGCCGTGGGCCTTTATGACGGTATGCGTCAAGAATGGCTGGAATACCGCATCAAGCAGGTTCAATATCTCGTTGATGGCTTGGAAGCGATTGGCATTGTTTGCCAGCAGGCTGGCGGTCACGCAGCGTTTGTAGATGCTGGCAAACTGCTACCACACATCCCTTCTGACCAATTCCCGGCACATGCGTTGGCATGTGAGCTATACAGAGTTGCAGGTATCCGGGCAGTGGAAATCGGTTCACTGCTTCTGGGTCGAGACCCTGCCACTGGCAAACAACACCCATGTCCGGCTGAGTTGCTTCGTTTAACCATTCCGCGTGCCACTTATACCCAATCACACATGGACTTCATCATTGAAGCGTTCGGTGAAGTGAAAAAAAATGCGCACAATGTGAAAGGACTCGACTTTACATACGAGCCTTCCGTCCTCCGTCACTTTACGGCAAGACTCAAAGAATTGGAGCCAGCGGAAGTAAAAAAGCACAACGCTGCTGAGCTGGAAACCACATTGTAGAAACCTTTTAGAGCGCAATGAGATATGCAGGCGCCTTCATTATCTAGGGTGTCCTGACCGCACTTTTCTATTTCTTTGCGATGTCAGGCAAACAGCCTTCGTTCATCGGTTAAGCTACAAAAAAGTAACCAAGGCCGATTATTCGGCCTTGTTTTTTTCTGGTGAAGATGTGTTTCCATCTTTCGCCGTCACAGCACTGAAAGATGGCAAAGGCATTTGTGGAGCAGGTTTATCCCTTGTGGAAAGATGTATGTCACCATCTGGCGCGCTCTCTTCAGTTTTCCCACTTTCTGCTTTGACTTTGGGATAACCAGAGTCGATTGGCGGCATGTCATCCTCAAAGTTCATCGTCATCGGCACTGCTCTAATCTGCGCAGTTGACTGTGCGGCGACAGAAGACAGTTCAAAGCATACTCGGTACCTGAGCTCTTGTTTAGATTCGGACGAAGCTACCTTCAGTTGACTCTGATGCAAACTCAGAATCGCGTCTACAATTTTGCTCCCCATACCAAGAGAACCGGCATCACTGGATTCATCAATGGCGTTATCAATGCAGAAATTGACGTTACCCGCTTTCGCTTTGTTGGCATCCATAAGGATCGATGAGCGAGCCGGGCTGTGGCGAATCGCGTTCTCCATTAAGTTATCGAAAACCCGGTTTATCAGCACCTCGTCAGCAATCACGATCAAAGGCTGAGGCACCGTAATCACCAGATCCACTTGTTTCTTTTTAAGCTGAAGCTCAAACCGGTGGCGAACATCTTCAAATAACTCGCGTACATCTATTTCCCGGTAGGAAAGCACAATCTTCGCAGATGGTGACCTTGCAGCTTCAAGTTGGCTTTTGAGATGGGTTTGAAGACGCTGGGCGTTGTGATAAGCCGTGTCGATCATTCCACGTCCTTCGTCGTGTTGAATTCGCCACGTCTCAAGATAACCAAGAATATTTGCCAGCGGTGTTTTCAGGTCATGACTCAGTTGTACTAAATACTCCCGTCTTTGCGCTTCTTGAACCCGAAGTTGGATAAACTGTTGCTGGATCATCGCCATCATCCGCCGGTATTGGGTCGCAAGTTCCTGAAGCTCAGGCGAGTGCACGTTCAATG
Proteins encoded:
- a CDS encoding sensor histidine kinase: MAFKNRLLLFTLIWFLCSAALLTALSVSVWQQNELRSRQALHKDLAMHMRDDNPLMVGDDYSPEALSSIFHTLMLLGPDFEIYFLDPQGNITTSGPPKEDVLRLQVDVEPIKQFLRGEPFPVLGQDPLSQSGEKVFSAAQIDADGQVAGYLYVLIGSQGYNAFADMESLLQYAPVVAAALVAILLFALVVYRMVYRRIITPGQLMVRQIEQSAKSEFRVSPPLNVHSPELQELATQYRRMMAMIQQQFIQLRVQEAQRREYLVQLSHDLKTPLANILGYLETWRIQHDEGRGMIDTAYHNAQRLQTHLKSQLEAARSPSAKIVLSYREIDVRELFEDVRHRFELQLKKKQVDLVITVPQPLIVIADEVLINRVFDNLMENAIRHSPARSSILMDANKAKAGNVNFCIDNAIDESSDAGSLGMGSKIVDAILSLHQSQLKVASSESKQELRYRVCFELSSVAAQSTAQIRAVPMTMNFEDDMPPIDSGYPKVKAESGKTEESAPDGDIHLSTRDKPAPQMPLPSFSAVTAKDGNTSSPEKNKAE
- the tnaA gene encoding tryptophanase, with translation MENFKHLPEPFRIRVIEPVKRTTRAYREEAILKAGMNPFLLDSEDVFIDLLTDSGTGAITQEMQAAMLRGDEAYSGSRSYYALSNAVKDIFGYDLTIPTHQGRGAEQIYIPVLIKKREQEKGLDRSKMVALSNYFFDTTQGHTQVNCCVAKNVYTKDAFDTSVTADFKGNFDLQKLEAAILDAGAANVPYIVSTITCNSAGGQPVSIANLKSVYEIAKRYDIPVIMDSARFAENAYFVQQREPGFKDWTIAEITREAYKYADGLAMSAKKDAMVQMGGLLCFKDDSFMDVYQECRTLCVVQEGFPTYGGLEGGAMERLAVGLYDGMRQEWLEYRIKQVQYLVDGLEAIGIVCQQAGGHAAFVDAGKLLPHIPSDQFPAHALACELYRVAGIRAVEIGSLLLGRDPATGKQHPCPAELLRLTIPRATYTQSHMDFIIEAFGEVKKNAHNVKGLDFTYEPSVLRHFTARLKELEPAEVKKHNAAELETTL